cacgtttttctcctcactgacttggtcaatctatatgaaatttggcacagtggtagaggatcatgggaggatgcgaatgaagcaatattacatcaattggccaaaggggggcgctatagcaaccgattgaaattgcaaactttgaatgggcatatctcatgccccgtatgtcgtagagacatgaaactttgcacagagatgcctctcctcatgaggaacaaatttgcctcaagaacccataacttccggttatatagattttgaattttttgaaaaacacttaaaatcaatctcttcctaggaagtttgaccgatctgcatgaaactcggtgaacataatctagggacctcttggcaaaagttggaaaacttactgaaactgagcttctataaggcaatgaatattgcagagggcgtggctcatcacataaaggtgtataacatctcaagggtttcacccatcaccacgcaactttgtaggcatatgaccacacataatctgaggggacccctccattactgaccccatcaaacaaaatgggggcgctagagagctaatttcttatctaggcctaaccgccatatcgatttttactaaacttggtagatatgtagaacaggacgcctcaaggtgactggagaaatttaactctaattggcaactgggtggcgctataacaacagaaaaatgcttaaaaatggctaaaatgtgatcgatcgctgtggctccccctgtggcccaatgttgttatttttttctaatttttggtatgactaagtcatggtacggtatgctgtacataatcacggaaactgtcagtgtgtcattctgtcagtcagtcattctgtctgtcccacgtttttctactcactgacgtggtcaatctatgtgaaactgcacataggcattgaggattggcataggtagaaggtgacaaagctaccaatgggtatggactagtttactctaataaaagaaaaaactgtTCCATTCACTCtgcccaaacacacactcacatacccACACATTAAAATGCGATAAATAAAGGATAAAGGATTAGCTGTAGGTTAAAAACTGTTCCTCAGTCTGGAGGTGCTGCATTTCAGGGCCCTGTAGCTTCTTCCCTTTCCCGTCCCCTTCCCCTAGcgttttattgtattattgtgtgaagcactttgtgttgaaTTAAGTTTGATCgactgattgactgactgaAACAATACTGCAAAATACAAAtacttaaaaatacaaaaacgtCCTGGCTGTTTAAATAGACATTTAAATTCAAAGCACATGCATATTCTACATTACGTTCCAAGGAAAGAAGCTAACAGCACTTCTCTGTGTCATTATGGATTGATTTTGAATTCACAGTTATTTTGATTTGATGCATTCATCAAGCAACAGCTGTTCTCCCAGCACTGCAGACTCGGATCTGTGCTGTGTGGAGTGATTGCAGTAGTTTTAGACCAGAGCATTTGAAGAACCTGGATGCTGTTGGGAAACCCTCAAACCCTGAGAATATTCTGAGACACAGGTCTAAGCCGCAGCAAAGGGAAGCTGTATTTTCTTTATAATTTAGCTGTCCAGTGGGTGGGTTCAAGCCGTGCACTTAGATTGCCCTTTCTAACTTCCTCCTTCTTTCTGCTGAGGTGTTATGTTgctctctctaacacacactaCATGCCGGATTGTCCAGGAGGCAGGATCCCTTTCTTCAGAGACATTCCTAAgatttctttacttttctaGAGACTTAACCATAAAGTTCTGAGTGTCTTTGGTTGTATGACATCTTAACTTGTGGTTTCATGATATGGGACACTGTATACAAATATTTTAAGGTAAGAGAAAAGGAGTTGTCACTATGGGTATATTGTTAATTATTTACCAGTGAGGTCTTACAGCACCATAAAGCCAAGTGTGAATTTGATCAAAACAGTGAGAGAGATCTCTAAATGCTAAACTACCTTTAGGCCTCatactgtttaaatgttttttttatttcaaaaagaaattaattgtTGACTCTTTATTCTAGCAAACTGCATTTGCAATTGCACAATTGCTACAAAGTTGAAGAGCTGACTTTAATCTTACAGTGTTTACATGTATATTGGATGAAGAGTGTGGGGATTGTTGCTCTGTACTGCATTGTTTAAAAGTTGGGGGACTTCAGTATGTATTATAATGTCACCATCCCCAGGTATTAATCCCCAGTGACTGcatgttaatgttaatgaaaatgacattttgttttacagatgtGGTTGTGGATTTTGATTGGTCTTAACGTCGTCACAAAAGTGCATGGGTACGCAAATGGTTACTTCCCAGATTCATGTGGAAATATGTTCGTTAACCACAGGGGTAGAGATGGGGTGCAATATGTACCTCAGAACACTGAACTGCCCTTTACGATGACTTTAACCTACAGCCAAAAGGGAGACCCTATCAAAGGTAAAGAGACTACTGGATCCCTTTTCTTGAAAGCTTGTTTATCAGTCTTTGTTGCGGTGGTTATTCACCAAGTGCAAGGTTATCTGTCTACATTTTCTGTCCCACTAATGAACCTTAAAACCATTGTCCAGTGACTCTCAAAAGAAAACAATCTGCAGAGTTCAAGGGGTTTATGTTGGAGGCTTGGACGAACGGCACAGAACATCCTGTTGGAAATTTCATCTTGCTTGAATCTGATAAGACTCGACTCCTGAAATGCCATAATATACCAGTAAGTAACCATTCCATTTCAAAATGATTAGAGGTAATAAATGCGCATTGAattgattagttgaagattCACATTTCTCATTTCTATTTTAATCAACGATTTTAATTGACgttacccattggtttgtggacacccgttttgaagcctcaagtttgacaATCTgtccgtcgccatcttggttagTTTtgggagccagaggtgaccatatctGGGCAAAAGGATTGAGCTGTGGatgagcaaggggtggatctgactgagaaatTGAGGAAACTATTGGCACACAGCCTGTTATCAAAAGTGGTCTACCCTTAATTACGCGTAGctttaagtcttaataaaaCGGGGTGAAAGTGGGAAATGACATGTAGAGACCATAATcttttgtatcaggctgtaaacgtgtttatttctgctgtaaagttgggcattttaataacatgggtgtctatggggatAAACTTGCCTCTAGCAAGCattcaaaaaactgcagttttcggCACTTCCgtactggcttcatttttcaaacTCTTGAAACGAACATGAAGTGGAAATTGAAGATTAAAGCCTTATCAAGCCCTCATGTGGATGTTTCTTTACTTGTGTCTCTCTCCTCAGGGCCAGGCTGTTTCTCAAAGAAACAATCAAAGAAAGACTTTGATTCATGTTAACTGGACGGCAGGCGGACAAGACATCACAGATATCAATTTTAGGTATTCATACACTTTGACTGACCTCCAAAAGTCAAGATTACTATACTCTCCTGAGCAAAATGATTAACGTTAACATCTGTGCCTGTCTGATATGTTTCAGAGTCACATTTGTTGAGTCTTTCAGCAGATTCTGGAATATGGTGAAttttaatgtcactttaccTTCACCCACCACGCCCTCACCGAATGACACAACGCCAATGActacaataaaaaatacaacaccAGGTACTACAACAGAGATTACAACGCCAAGTACTACAACAGAGACTACAACACCAGGTACTACAACAGAGACTACAACACCAGGTACTACAACAGAGACTACAACACCAGGTACTACAACAGAGACTACAAAGCCAAGTACTACAACAGAGACTACAACACCAGGTACTACAACAGAGACTACAACACCAGGTACTACAACAGAGACTACAAAGCCAAGTACTACAAGAGGTACTACAATGCCAAGTACTGCCATAAGTACTACAACATCAAGTAGTACAAGTGAGGCTGATTCTAATACTATAAATCTAACTACTGCAGAACCAAGCACGACCACTCAAAGGCCCGGACTTTTAGACCTATTTAAGGTAAGGACAGACGCAAAAGCGGacttgattgatttatttttgacattGTGCCAAATCTATGCATTAATATATAAACTTCAACATCTATATTTACACAACTCTTTAATGTGTCTCTTAACTTCTTCAGGGAGTAGGTACTTCGGTGATGAATTTCAGAAGCGTGCTGGTGCTACTCAGAATGGTACGGTATTTAAAAACTCATGTCACACCCAGTAGATGTCATTACACATAgtcctgccaaaaaaaaaagccagattgttcattttcatttctctctctcttatcAGGAACTACCTACTATATTAATGACCATGACCACCCTCGTTAACAGCCTCTGTTCTCATCCAAATAAGGTAAGGCATGAGTTGGAGAACTTGTGCTGCTGTTGTGACTGTTTTTGGTTGTCATCATCCCGCAGTCTCGTAATGTTTCCTGTGACTCCCTCATGCATAGGAAGATAATTTGAATCTGGTGCTGAAATGGCAGACCCCGCTACTAACAATTAAAATTATATGGAGAAGTAATTACAgaattaaaaagtgtgtgagaTTTCAGTGGATATATTAAAAGAAATTAGATATAATAAATAGGGTTTCTTTAGTGTAAAGagggtccattcagaatggaccgcgacccaccagttgggaaccactgctctaaggCATTCATAGGCTCAGTCAGTGTCATTTGCTTACGTGTCTCTGcctttaaaatcaaaaacacaaaatcagtaCTAATTATTTGGAGTTATTAAGATGGCTGACACTTTATTTGTGTTGTAGGGATTAAAGATATCATGCTGTCTGCTTTGTGCAGCAATTGAGATATCAGCCctggtcttgttttgtttggctGAGCCCATTAAAGTAAGTAAATAGGTGGTGTACAAATGTGTATTTCTATCCAAATGTTTGTATTGTAAGAGGTTATATTCGATGTGTGTATGAAataactgtgtatgtgtgtgtatgtgtgtgtgtgtgtgtgtgtgtgtgtgtgtgtgtgtgggcatgtttAGGTCATTCTCcttgttcttgtgtgtgtgacGATAGTAATAAATTTCGTGGAGCTGGTAATCGTCTGTCTGCCAATTGGACCCAGTCATGAACTGTAAGTACAACTTCTTCTCCGTCTTGTAGCTTTGACCAGCAGGTAGAAGATACCAGAGAAAATGAGTGTTTTACTATAAATATTTGTGGTTAACTGGCTTTTTCAGTCATGTTCTTATGCATTTTCACCTGCTTGCTTTGCTGTTTACTCAATTGAAATATTTATACATACTTTAAAACATGCAATAGGGATTAAGGAGGAAATCAGCACAATAATGTGAATcttttgtgtctaaatgctgTTGGTTTATGTCGATAGTGGTCATGGGCtttctgcagcagcacagaggggGGGTTGTGAGGAATGGGTGGGttgtactgttttgttttggtggagggtttttttgtgtgtgtttttgtgtgcacacaggtACATGCATAcgtgctttttaattttttttcttcctcttttcttctgccTCATGTGTACTTTGGTTCACCATATCAGGGCATAGAGCAGATGTGTCAAACTCATTCTAATTCATCTCTTAGATGGGCCTGACCAATAAAAACCACCGCACAATAACCTATAGTATAAGTAACATCAGCTCTAATGTTCTcccttttttgtgtaaagaaTTACAAGTATATTACACAACAGACGAACAGTCTGAGATGTCTTAAGAAAAATACGTGCaatttcaacagtatgtctcagtttttccacattcagtgaGTCCacttctcactgtcattacatgtccATACATTTCCTGATACAGATTGTTttaaactgaagctgctgattgacaatattttgcacaatgtttaaaatctttaaatatggtcacagtaagtattcattgttacATCAGAGAGCTGTGTTCTGGTAGgagtggaaaagcctctgaagcagaattTCACATGAAGCAGGCAACACATTGTTGAACTTGCtgctgaaacctggcacctcttagtctagtcatctagtagccggattggaccctttggcgggctGGTTCTGGGCCACGAGCAATATGCCCCTGGCATAGAGCGTGGGGGTGGAGTGGGTTAGTTGAAGGAGAACAGGGGAAATGGTGGGGAACTGTGGTATTACACTTCACCTTTTGTCACTTGTATGACTGCAGTGGTGGTTTCCTTCCTTTatacaaacaataaacaactgaTCACAAAaaaccctcctcttcctctgcttgAACATTTGAATTGACCCTTACATCAGTACTTTTCACagaactgtttttgtttctcttttgttcTGTTCAAGGAAGGAGATCTCAGACATTACAGTCGAAGGGTGCTCTGTCATCCATAGCATTTTTACAAGTAAGGAAATTGATTTTAAGCATTTGAGTAAACTTAACTCCTGACTTCTCTCTGCGAGAAGACTTGAGAAggtctttaaaggaacagtttgacattttgagaaatacacttatttgcattcttgctgagagttaagGACAATTCATAGTTTGCGTGGACATGTAGGTATGTGTGGGTCATCTGCCCAAATTTGCAGAAGTATGCACTTAACTAACTGTGGATGTACTAGAAAAGCAAACTGGGCTCTTGTTGGATGTGTGTGCTGTATCACCCCGCCGTGGTCCTATGCTGATCAAGCAGCTGCACACATCATTGTCTGCTTTTGAATTTTTCGTGCTGCTCAGCCAAATACACCAATGAAGAAGCT
This sequence is a window from Epinephelus lanceolatus isolate andai-2023 chromosome 6, ASM4190304v1, whole genome shotgun sequence. Protein-coding genes within it:
- the LOC117253702 gene encoding uncharacterized protein LOC117253702 isoform X1, with protein sequence MIWDTVYKYFKMWLWILIGLNVVTKVHGYANGYFPDSCGNMFVNHRGRDGVQYVPQNTELPFTMTLTYSQKGDPIKVTLKRKQSAEFKGFMLEAWTNGTEHPVGNFILLESDKTRLLKCHNIPGQAVSQRNNQRKTLIHVNWTAGGQDITDINFRVTFVESFSRFWNMVNFNVTLPSPTTPSPNDTTPMTTIKNTTPGTTTEITTPSTTTETTTPGTTTETTTPGTTTETTTPGTTTETTKPSTTTETTTPGTTTETTTPGTTTETTKPSTTRGTTMPSTAISTTTSSSTSEADSNTINLTTAEPSTTTQRPGLLDLFKGVGTSVMNFRSVLVLLRMELPTILMTMTTLVNSLCSHPNKGLKISCCLLCAAIEISALVLFCLAEPIKVILLVLVCVTIVINFVELVIVCLPIGPSHELKEISDITVEGCSVIHSIFTIAVIVVSVLDNDSCGKKRKDSWLVKVTIAFTVWMVLFVIWVIIRCILRNTILGRNKTGSLKSSESWKRQRKKKKPSAAEKIFSAASALFFFGATCFAVAVTVGIFWCQEK
- the LOC117253702 gene encoding uncharacterized protein LOC117253702 isoform X2, with product MIWDTVYKYFKMWLWILIGLNVVTKVHGYANGYFPDSCGNMFVNHRGRDGVQYVPQNTELPFTMTLTYSQKGDPIKVTLKRKQSAEFKGFMLEAWTNGTEHPVGNFILLESDKTRLLKCHNIPGQAVSQRNNQRKTLIHVNWTAGGQDITDINFRVTFVESFSRFWNMVNFNVTLPSPTTPSPNDTTPMTTIKNTTPGTTTEITTPSTTTETTTPGTTTETTTPGTTTETTTPGTTTETTKPSTTTETTTPGTTTETTTPGTTTETTKPSTTREPSTTTQRPGLLDLFKGVGTSVMNFRSVLVLLRMELPTILMTMTTLVNSLCSHPNKGLKISCCLLCAAIEISALVLFCLAEPIKVILLVLVCVTIVINFVELVIVCLPIGPSHELKEISDITVEGCSVIHSIFTIAVIVVSVLDNDSCGKKRKDSWLVKVTIAFTVWMVLFVIWVIIRCILRNTILGRNKTGSLKSSESWKRQRKKKKPSAAEKIFSAASALFFFGATCFAVAVTVGIFWCQEK
- the LOC117253702 gene encoding uncharacterized protein LOC117253702 isoform X3; amino-acid sequence: MIWDTVYKYFKMWLWILIGLNVVTKVHGYANGYFPDSCGNMFVNHRGRDGVQYVPQNTELPFTMTLTYSQKGDPIKVTLKRKQSAEFKGFMLEAWTNGTEHPVGNFILLESDKTRLLKCHNIPGQAVSQRNNQRKTLIHVNWTAGGQDITDINFRVTFVESFSRFWNMVNFNVTLPSPTTPSPNDTTPMTTIKNTTPGTTTEITTPSTTTETTTPGTTTETTTPGTTTETTTPGTTTETTKPSTTTETTTPGTTTETTTPGTTTETTKPSTTRGTTMPSTAISTTTSSSTSEADSNTINLTTAEPSTTTQRPGLLDLFKGVGTSVMNFRSVLVLLRMELPTILMTMTTLVNSLCSHPNKGLKISCCLLCAAIEISALVLFCLAEPIKVILLVLVCVTIVINFVELVIVCLPIGPSHELD